From Pulveribacter suum, a single genomic window includes:
- a CDS encoding amidase produces the protein MTGLHELSARELLAGYRARSFSPVEATRAVLAHIERWETQLHATWLLRPEAALAQARASEARWLRGAPCGPLDGVPATLKDNIATAGDPTPLGTAATDLVPAAQDAPPAARLAEAGAVLVAKTTMPDFGMLSSGLSSFHALARNPWDLSRGPGGSSSGAGAAAAAGYGPLHVGTDIGGSVRLPASWCGIFTLKPSLGRIPIDPPYTGRAAGPMTRSVGDAALMMQALSRPDARDSMSLPAQAIDWEGYTGGPESLRGLRLGLLLDAGCGLPVQGDVRAAVQAAAQLLEQAGATIVPMRPFLTRAMLDGMDHFWRMRSYMDLRLLAPERQARVLPFIRDWAMSAAAFDAAHVYEASQQFHATRVATVRACAPFDYVLSPVAPITAFAAELPAPTNDPLRPLEHIAFTVPYNMSEQPAASVNCGFGSTGLPIGLQIAGQRFDDLGVLRVAHAFEQLRGPQRPWPQPPPA, from the coding sequence ATGACCGGGCTGCACGAGCTGTCCGCGCGCGAGCTGCTGGCGGGCTACCGCGCGCGCAGTTTTTCTCCGGTGGAGGCCACGCGCGCCGTGCTGGCGCACATCGAGCGCTGGGAGACGCAGCTGCACGCCACCTGGCTGCTGCGCCCCGAAGCGGCGCTGGCGCAGGCGCGCGCGAGCGAAGCGCGCTGGCTGCGCGGCGCCCCCTGCGGGCCGCTGGACGGCGTGCCGGCCACGCTCAAGGACAACATCGCCACCGCCGGCGACCCCACGCCGCTGGGCACGGCCGCCACCGACCTGGTGCCCGCGGCGCAGGATGCTCCGCCCGCCGCGCGCCTGGCCGAGGCCGGCGCGGTGCTGGTGGCCAAGACCACCATGCCCGACTTCGGCATGCTGTCCTCGGGCCTGTCGTCCTTCCACGCCCTGGCGCGCAACCCGTGGGACCTGTCCAGGGGGCCGGGCGGCTCCAGCTCCGGGGCAGGCGCCGCCGCCGCGGCGGGCTACGGGCCGCTGCACGTGGGCACGGACATCGGCGGCTCGGTGCGGCTGCCGGCCAGCTGGTGCGGCATCTTCACGCTCAAGCCCAGCCTGGGGCGCATCCCCATCGACCCGCCCTACACCGGCCGCGCCGCCGGCCCCATGACGCGCAGCGTGGGCGACGCGGCGTTGATGATGCAGGCACTCAGCCGCCCCGACGCGCGCGACAGCATGAGCCTGCCGGCGCAAGCCATCGACTGGGAGGGCTACACCGGCGGCCCCGAATCGCTGCGCGGCCTGCGCTTGGGCCTGCTGCTGGACGCCGGCTGCGGCCTGCCCGTGCAGGGCGACGTGCGCGCCGCCGTGCAGGCCGCCGCGCAGCTGCTGGAGCAGGCGGGCGCCACCATCGTGCCGATGCGGCCCTTCCTCACGCGCGCCATGCTGGACGGCATGGACCACTTCTGGCGCATGCGCTCGTACATGGACCTGCGCCTGCTGGCGCCCGAGCGCCAGGCGCGCGTGCTGCCCTTCATCCGCGACTGGGCCATGAGCGCAGCAGCGTTTGACGCCGCCCACGTCTATGAGGCCAGCCAGCAGTTTCACGCCACGCGGGTGGCCACGGTGCGCGCCTGCGCGCCCTTCGACTACGTGCTTTCGCCCGTCGCGCCCATCACTGCCTTTGCCGCCGAGCTGCCGGCGCCGACGAACGACCCGCTGCGCCCGCTGGAGCACATCGCCTTCACCGTGCCCTACAACATGTCCGAGCAGCCGGCCGCGTCCGTCAACTGCGGCTTTGGCAGCACCGGACTGCCCATCGGACTGCAGATCGCCGGCCAGCGCTTCGACGACCTGGGCGTGCTGCGCGTGGCCCACGCCTTCGAGCAGCTGCGCGGGCCGCAGCGGCCCTGGCCACAACCGCCCCCGGCCTGA
- a CDS encoding DMT family transporter, with the protein MTLQAFGLILLAGLIHALWNIAAKKAGGDARFAFFTSVLMMVVWAPLGWWLGRSAVPLWGVREWAIVAVSGLLHVLYYVILLRGYRKADLTVVYPLARGTGPLLSSLTAIVLLGERLTAWGALGIAAVVGGVFLIAGGPALLRAGRGGGQAQRRLRKGLLYGLLTGVFIASYTVVDGYAVKAMLLSPILVDYMGNLVRVAVLAPVALRRPAELRPLWTSQWRFALLVGTVSPIAYVLVLFAMQSAPLSLVAPAREVSMLFAALIGGHLLGEGDRGARVMGAVLIAAGVAALALG; encoded by the coding sequence ATGACCTTGCAAGCCTTCGGCCTGATCCTGCTGGCCGGACTGATCCACGCGCTATGGAACATCGCCGCCAAGAAGGCCGGCGGCGACGCGCGCTTCGCCTTCTTCACCTCGGTGCTGATGATGGTCGTGTGGGCGCCGCTGGGCTGGTGGCTGGGACGCTCTGCCGTGCCGCTGTGGGGCGTGCGCGAGTGGGCCATCGTGGCGGTGAGCGGGTTGCTGCACGTGCTGTACTACGTCATCTTGCTGCGCGGCTACCGCAAGGCGGATCTGACGGTGGTCTATCCGCTGGCGCGCGGCACGGGGCCGCTGCTGTCCTCGCTCACGGCCATCGTGCTGCTGGGCGAGCGGCTGACGGCCTGGGGTGCCTTGGGCATCGCCGCCGTGGTCGGCGGGGTCTTCCTGATCGCTGGCGGCCCGGCGCTGCTGCGGGCCGGGCGCGGCGGGGGCCAGGCGCAGCGGCGCCTGCGCAAGGGCCTGCTCTACGGCCTGCTCACGGGCGTGTTCATCGCCAGCTATACGGTAGTGGACGGCTACGCCGTGAAGGCCATGCTGCTGTCGCCCATCCTGGTGGACTACATGGGCAACCTGGTGCGCGTGGCGGTGCTGGCGCCGGTGGCGCTGCGCCGCCCGGCCGAGCTGCGCCCGCTGTGGACGTCGCAGTGGCGCTTTGCGCTGCTGGTGGGCACTGTCAGCCCCATCGCCTACGTGCTGGTGCTATTTGCCATGCAGAGCGCGCCGCTGTCGCTGGTGGCGCCGGCGCGCGAGGTGTCGATGCTGTTTGCCGCGCTGATCGGTGGGCACCTGCTGGGCGAGGGCGACCGCGGCGCGCGCGTCATGGGGGCCGTGCTGATCGCCGCCGGCGTGGCGGCGCTGGCGCTGGGCTGA
- a CDS encoding BLUF domain-containing protein has translation MLVRLLYVSRAVDTSPAAIEAILAQSRQHNPATGITGVLCYGAGIFLQAIEGGRAAVSELYGHIQRDARHKDVELLGFEEISERRFGGWTMGQVNLAKLNHSIVLKYSERPEFDPYGASGKVSFALLEELMATASIMGRA, from the coding sequence ATGCTGGTGCGCCTGCTCTACGTCAGCCGCGCGGTGGACACCTCACCCGCCGCCATCGAAGCCATCCTGGCGCAGTCGCGCCAGCACAACCCGGCCACCGGCATCACCGGCGTGCTGTGCTATGGCGCAGGCATCTTCCTGCAGGCCATCGAGGGCGGGCGCGCTGCGGTCAGCGAGCTGTACGGCCATATCCAGCGCGACGCGCGGCACAAGGACGTGGAGCTGCTCGGCTTCGAGGAGATCTCGGAGCGCCGCTTCGGCGGCTGGACCATGGGGCAGGTGAACCTGGCCAAGCTGAACCATTCCATCGTGCTGAAATACTCCGAGCGCCCCGAATTTGACCCCTACGGCGCCTCGGGCAAGGTCTCGTTTGCATTGCTGGAAGAGCTGATGGCCACCGCCTCCATCATGGGTCGCGCCTGA
- a CDS encoding ABC transporter substrate-binding protein, with protein sequence MFNRRTALATGALAASVLTTPLQALAQAGKKDSVTLGMTLEPPGLDPTAGAASSIAEITLYNLYETLTKINSDGSVSPLLAEGWEVSPDLKTYTFRLRRGITFHNGEPFNAEAVKFSLDRAGGDKSTNKDRRTFAALTTQVVDEHTVVVINKDIDPDLLFLLGQATAVIVEPKSADSNAAKPVGTGPYKLGAWSRGASVSLLAWDQWRDASKIRIRRALFRFIPDPAAQVAALLAGDVDVFPRVTPRSMAQFKGNPRFQVLISGSRAKTILAMNNAKKPLDDVRVRRAIAAAIDRKAVIQGAADGLGVPIGSHYVPGAFGYVDTTGINPYDPDKARRLLAEAGVKTPLTLTMTLPPAPYARQGGEVIAAQLAKVGITAKLQNVEWAQWLSGTYGNKNYDLTIISHVEPLDLGNFAKPDYYWGYQSEKFDQLYEQIKNATRPADRARLLGDAQRLLAEDCVHAFLYQPQWVTVAAKNLRGLWKDMPVFVNDLSALSWA encoded by the coding sequence ATGTTCAACCGCCGCACCGCGCTGGCCACGGGCGCCCTGGCCGCCAGCGTATTGACCACGCCGCTGCAGGCGCTGGCCCAGGCCGGCAAGAAGGACAGCGTGACGCTGGGCATGACGCTGGAGCCGCCGGGGCTGGACCCGACGGCCGGCGCCGCCTCGTCGATTGCCGAGATCACGCTCTACAACCTCTATGAGACGCTGACCAAGATCAACAGCGACGGCAGCGTCTCGCCCCTGCTGGCCGAAGGCTGGGAGGTCTCGCCCGATCTCAAAACCTACACCTTCCGCCTGCGCCGCGGCATCACCTTCCACAACGGCGAGCCGTTCAACGCCGAGGCCGTGAAGTTTTCGCTGGACCGCGCCGGCGGCGACAAGAGCACCAACAAGGACCGGCGCACCTTCGCCGCCCTGACCACACAGGTGGTGGACGAGCACACGGTGGTGGTCATCAACAAGGACATCGACCCGGACCTGCTGTTCCTGCTGGGCCAGGCCACGGCCGTCATCGTCGAGCCCAAGAGCGCGGACAGCAACGCCGCCAAGCCGGTGGGCACGGGCCCCTACAAGCTGGGGGCGTGGAGCCGGGGGGCCTCGGTGTCGCTGCTGGCCTGGGACCAGTGGCGCGACGCCTCCAAGATCCGCATCCGCCGCGCCCTCTTTCGCTTTATCCCCGACCCGGCGGCGCAGGTCGCCGCGCTGCTGGCCGGCGACGTGGACGTCTTCCCCCGCGTCACGCCGCGCAGCATGGCGCAGTTCAAGGGCAACCCGCGCTTTCAGGTCCTCATCAGCGGCTCGCGCGCCAAGACCATCCTGGCGATGAACAACGCCAAGAAGCCCCTGGACGACGTGCGCGTGCGCCGCGCCATCGCGGCGGCCATCGACAGGAAGGCCGTCATCCAGGGCGCGGCCGACGGCCTGGGCGTGCCGATTGGCAGCCACTACGTGCCCGGGGCCTTCGGCTACGTGGACACCACCGGCATCAACCCCTACGACCCGGACAAGGCCAGGCGCCTGCTGGCCGAGGCCGGTGTCAAGACGCCGCTCACCCTGACCATGACGCTGCCGCCCGCGCCGTATGCGCGCCAGGGCGGCGAGGTCATCGCCGCGCAGCTGGCCAAGGTGGGCATCACCGCCAAACTGCAGAACGTGGAATGGGCGCAGTGGCTGTCGGGCACCTACGGCAACAAGAACTACGACCTGACCATCATTTCGCACGTCGAGCCGTTGGATCTGGGCAACTTCGCCAAGCCGGACTACTACTGGGGCTACCAGTCCGAGAAGTTCGACCAGCTGTACGAGCAGATCAAGAACGCCACCCGCCCGGCCGACCGCGCCCGCCTGCTGGGCGACGCGCAGCGCCTGCTGGCCGAGGACTGCGTGCATGCCTTTTTGTACCAGCCGCAGTGGGTCACCGTGGCCGCCAAGAACCTGCGCGGGCTGTGGAAGGACATGCCGGTGTTCGTCAACGACCTGTCGGCGCTGTCCTGGGCATGA
- the folE gene encoding GTP cyclohydrolase I, producing the protein MASPPAAPLAPAPDEGTPVSVKIRERLAAARRRFHANDNIAEFLQPGELEQLLDEVETKMQGVLDSLVIDTEGDHNTQNTARRVAKMYLNEVFKGRYVAPPPITEFPNAEHLNELMIVGPITVRSACSHHFCPVIGKIWIGVLPNEHTNVIGLSKYARLVDWVMGRPQIQEEAVVQLADLIMEKTQPDGLAIVMEASHFCMSWRGVREMDSKMLNSVMRGVFLTNPTLRREFLSLIPGRG; encoded by the coding sequence ATGGCCTCCCCACCTGCAGCACCCCTTGCCCCGGCGCCCGACGAGGGCACGCCCGTCTCCGTCAAGATTCGCGAACGCCTGGCCGCCGCGCGCCGGCGCTTCCATGCCAACGACAACATTGCCGAGTTTCTGCAGCCGGGCGAGCTGGAGCAGCTGCTGGATGAGGTCGAGACCAAGATGCAGGGCGTGCTCGACAGCCTGGTGATCGACACCGAGGGCGACCACAACACGCAGAACACCGCACGCCGCGTGGCCAAGATGTACTTGAACGAGGTCTTCAAGGGCCGCTACGTGGCGCCGCCGCCCATCACCGAGTTCCCCAACGCCGAGCACCTGAACGAGCTGATGATCGTCGGGCCCATCACGGTGCGCAGCGCCTGCAGTCACCACTTCTGCCCGGTGATCGGCAAGATCTGGATCGGCGTGCTGCCCAACGAGCACACCAACGTGATCGGCCTGTCCAAATACGCGCGGCTCGTGGACTGGGTCATGGGCCGCCCGCAGATCCAGGAAGAAGCCGTGGTGCAGCTGGCCGACCTGATCATGGAAAAGACCCAGCCCGACGGCTTGGCCATCGTGATGGAAGCGAGCCACTTCTGCATGTCCTGGCGCGGCGTGCGCGAGATGGACAGCAAGATGCTCAACTCCGTCATGCGCGGCGTGTTTCTCACCAACCCTACGCTGCGGCGCGAATTTCTCTCGCTCATCCCCGGGCGGGGCTGA
- a CDS encoding LysE family translocator, whose amino-acid sequence MPTLQTLIAFFGVAVLLALTPGPDNLFVLVQSAQRGWRAGMCVVLGLCLGLVGHTAAVALGLAAVFAASSAAFTALKLCGAAYLAWLAWGALRAPAAPPEAAPAQAAGEATTRRAGGALRMVGRGVVMNLTNPKVLIFFLAFLPQFADPARGPLAPQIMALGLVFMVATLLVFGAIACFSGAFGALLQRSARAQWLLNRTAGLIFLGLALRLATAQR is encoded by the coding sequence ATGCCCACCTTGCAGACCCTGATCGCTTTCTTTGGCGTTGCCGTGCTGCTGGCCCTCACGCCCGGGCCGGACAACCTGTTCGTGCTGGTGCAGTCCGCGCAGCGCGGCTGGCGCGCGGGCATGTGCGTGGTGCTGGGCCTGTGCCTGGGGCTGGTGGGGCACACGGCGGCCGTGGCCCTGGGGCTGGCCGCCGTGTTCGCGGCCTCCAGCGCGGCCTTCACGGCGCTGAAACTGTGTGGCGCGGCCTACCTGGCGTGGCTGGCCTGGGGTGCGCTGCGTGCGCCGGCTGCGCCGCCCGAAGCGGCGCCAGCGCAGGCCGCTGGCGAGGCGACCACGCGCCGCGCCGGCGGGGCGCTGCGCATGGTGGGGCGCGGCGTGGTGATGAACCTGACCAACCCCAAGGTGCTGATCTTCTTCCTGGCCTTCTTGCCGCAGTTTGCCGACCCGGCGCGCGGGCCCCTGGCGCCGCAGATCATGGCGCTGGGGCTGGTCTTCATGGTGGCCACGCTGCTGGTCTTTGGCGCCATCGCCTGCTTTTCGGGGGCGTTCGGCGCGCTGCTGCAGCGCTCGGCGCGGGCGCAGTGGCTGCTCAACCGCACGGCCGGACTGATCTTCCTGGGCCTGGCGCTGCGGCTGGCGACAGCGCAGCGCTGA